One Malus domestica chromosome 11, GDT2T_hap1 genomic region harbors:
- the LOC103448124 gene encoding putative axial regulator YABBY 2 isoform X2, which produces MSMDLMASERVCYVHCNFCNTILAVSVPCNSLLNMVTVRCGHCANLLSVNTGGSLQSTTIPPQDPQLQKQHLSSEDSNKNCGSSSSSSSSKSNKFGHAFESLELHEQPRVSPIPPPEKRQRVPSAYNRFIKEEIQRIKASNPDISHREAFSKAAKNWAHFPHIHFGLKLDANKQPKLDQAFAGKGT; this is translated from the exons ATGTCAATGGATTTGATGGCATCTGAACGTGTTTGTTATGTTCACTGCAACTTCTGCAACACCATTTTAgcg GTGAGTGTTCCATGCAACAGTTTACTGAATATGGTGACGGTGAGATGTGGGCATTGTGCCAATCTGCTCTCTGTTAATACTGGAGGTTCCCTTCAGTCGACTACCATTCCTCCTCAAGATCCTCAG TTACAGAAACAACACCTGAGCTCCGAGGATTCAAATAAAAACTGTGGATCGTCGTCATCGTCGTCATCATCCAAATCCAACAAGTTCGGTCATGCATTTGAGTCTCTAGAGCTTCATGAACAACCTAGAGTCTCTCCCATACCCC CACCAGAGAAAAGACAGCGGGTTCCCTCAGCATATAACAGGTTTATTAA GGAGGAGATCCAAAGGATTAAAGCTAGTAACCCTGACATTAGTCATAGGGAAGCTTTTAGCAAGGCAGCTAAAAAT TGGGCACATTTTCCCCACATTCACTTTGGATTAAAGCTGGATGCCAACAAGCAACCAAAGCTAGACCAGGCTTTTGCAGGAAAGGGAACTTAA
- the LOC103448124 gene encoding putative axial regulator YABBY 2 isoform X1 encodes MSMDLMASERVCYVHCNFCNTILAVSVPCNSLLNMVTVRCGHCANLLSVNTGGSLQSTTIPPQDPQKQHLSSEDSNKNCGSSSSSSSSKSNKFGHAFESLELHEQPRVSPIPPPEKRQRVPSAYNRFIKEEIQRIKASNPDISHREAFSKAAKNWAHFPHIHFGLKLDANKQPKLDQAFAGKGT; translated from the exons ATGTCAATGGATTTGATGGCATCTGAACGTGTTTGTTATGTTCACTGCAACTTCTGCAACACCATTTTAgcg GTGAGTGTTCCATGCAACAGTTTACTGAATATGGTGACGGTGAGATGTGGGCATTGTGCCAATCTGCTCTCTGTTAATACTGGAGGTTCCCTTCAGTCGACTACCATTCCTCCTCAAGATCCTCAG AAACAACACCTGAGCTCCGAGGATTCAAATAAAAACTGTGGATCGTCGTCATCGTCGTCATCATCCAAATCCAACAAGTTCGGTCATGCATTTGAGTCTCTAGAGCTTCATGAACAACCTAGAGTCTCTCCCATACCCC CACCAGAGAAAAGACAGCGGGTTCCCTCAGCATATAACAGGTTTATTAA GGAGGAGATCCAAAGGATTAAAGCTAGTAACCCTGACATTAGTCATAGGGAAGCTTTTAGCAAGGCAGCTAAAAAT TGGGCACATTTTCCCCACATTCACTTTGGATTAAAGCTGGATGCCAACAAGCAACCAAAGCTAGACCAGGCTTTTGCAGGAAAGGGAACTTAA
- the LOC103448124 gene encoding putative axial regulator YABBY 2 isoform X4 translates to MVTVRCGHCANLLSVNTGGSLQSTTIPPQDPQKQHLSSEDSNKNCGSSSSSSSSKSNKFGHAFESLELHEQPRVSPIPPPEKRQRVPSAYNRFIKEEIQRIKASNPDISHREAFSKAAKNWAHFPHIHFGLKLDANKQPKLDQAFAGKGT, encoded by the exons ATGGTGACGGTGAGATGTGGGCATTGTGCCAATCTGCTCTCTGTTAATACTGGAGGTTCCCTTCAGTCGACTACCATTCCTCCTCAAGATCCTCAG AAACAACACCTGAGCTCCGAGGATTCAAATAAAAACTGTGGATCGTCGTCATCGTCGTCATCATCCAAATCCAACAAGTTCGGTCATGCATTTGAGTCTCTAGAGCTTCATGAACAACCTAGAGTCTCTCCCATACCCC CACCAGAGAAAAGACAGCGGGTTCCCTCAGCATATAACAGGTTTATTAA GGAGGAGATCCAAAGGATTAAAGCTAGTAACCCTGACATTAGTCATAGGGAAGCTTTTAGCAAGGCAGCTAAAAAT TGGGCACATTTTCCCCACATTCACTTTGGATTAAAGCTGGATGCCAACAAGCAACCAAAGCTAGACCAGGCTTTTGCAGGAAAGGGAACTTAA
- the LOC103448124 gene encoding putative axial regulator YABBY 2 isoform X3: MVTVRCGHCANLLSVNTGGSLQSTTIPPQDPQLQKQHLSSEDSNKNCGSSSSSSSSKSNKFGHAFESLELHEQPRVSPIPPPEKRQRVPSAYNRFIKEEIQRIKASNPDISHREAFSKAAKNWAHFPHIHFGLKLDANKQPKLDQAFAGKGT; this comes from the exons ATGGTGACGGTGAGATGTGGGCATTGTGCCAATCTGCTCTCTGTTAATACTGGAGGTTCCCTTCAGTCGACTACCATTCCTCCTCAAGATCCTCAG TTACAGAAACAACACCTGAGCTCCGAGGATTCAAATAAAAACTGTGGATCGTCGTCATCGTCGTCATCATCCAAATCCAACAAGTTCGGTCATGCATTTGAGTCTCTAGAGCTTCATGAACAACCTAGAGTCTCTCCCATACCCC CACCAGAGAAAAGACAGCGGGTTCCCTCAGCATATAACAGGTTTATTAA GGAGGAGATCCAAAGGATTAAAGCTAGTAACCCTGACATTAGTCATAGGGAAGCTTTTAGCAAGGCAGCTAAAAAT TGGGCACATTTTCCCCACATTCACTTTGGATTAAAGCTGGATGCCAACAAGCAACCAAAGCTAGACCAGGCTTTTGCAGGAAAGGGAACTTAA